One genomic window of Pseudomonas aeruginosa includes the following:
- a CDS encoding LEA type 2 family protein, translating into MRLPAKLGRLLPALCLGVLLSACSTFGQRDPLRIDLVGLEPLPGQGMEMRFMVKLRVQNPNDEPIEYNGIALDLDVNGQPLASGVSDQTGEVPRFGERVVSVPLTVSAFSAFRQAWGLSNNAPTRGMPYVVKGKLAGGLFGTVRFSEKGTLDFSGPAVGAPKTKGL; encoded by the coding sequence ATGCGCCTGCCTGCGAAACTCGGCCGCCTGCTGCCGGCCCTGTGCCTGGGCGTCCTGTTGAGCGCCTGCAGCACCTTCGGCCAGCGCGATCCGTTGCGTATCGACCTGGTCGGCCTGGAACCCCTGCCGGGGCAAGGCATGGAAATGCGCTTCATGGTCAAGCTGCGGGTACAGAACCCCAACGACGAGCCGATCGAATACAACGGCATCGCCCTCGACCTCGACGTCAACGGCCAGCCCCTGGCCAGCGGCGTCAGCGACCAGACCGGCGAGGTGCCGCGCTTCGGCGAGCGGGTGGTGAGCGTGCCGCTGACCGTCTCCGCCTTTTCCGCCTTCCGCCAGGCCTGGGGCCTGAGCAACAACGCTCCGACCCGGGGCATGCCCTACGTGGTGAAGGGCAAGCTCGCCGGAGGCCTGTTCGGCACCGTGCGCTTCAGCGAAAAGGGCACCCTCGACTTCTCCGGGCCGGCCGTCGGCGCGCCGAAGACCAAGGGGCTCTGA
- a CDS encoding zinc ribbon domain-containing protein YjdM, which produces MSTLPPCPQCNSEYTYEDGALLVCPECAHEWSPNEAATASDDGKVIKDSVGNVLQDGDTITVIKDLKVKGSSLVVKVGTKVKNIRLVDGDHDIDCKIDGIGAMKLKSEFVRKV; this is translated from the coding sequence GTGAGCACGCTGCCGCCCTGTCCCCAATGCAACTCCGAATACACCTACGAGGATGGTGCGCTGCTGGTCTGCCCGGAGTGCGCCCATGAATGGTCGCCGAACGAGGCCGCTACGGCGTCCGATGATGGCAAGGTGATCAAGGATTCGGTGGGCAACGTTCTCCAGGACGGCGATACCATCACCGTGATCAAGGACCTGAAAGTGAAAGGCTCCTCGCTGGTGGTGAAGGTCGGCACCAAGGTGAAGAACATCCGCCTGGTGGACGGCGACCACGACATCGATTGCAAGATCGACGGCATTGGCGCGATGAAGCTGAAATCGGAATTCGTCAGGAAGGTCTGA
- the gabP gene encoding GABA permease, giving the protein MSKVVLASQLPNKRNASLAPGLKQRHVTMLSIAGVIGAGLFVGSGHAIAAAGPAALLAYLIAGTLVVLVMRMLGEMAVASPDTGSFSTYADRSIGRWAGFTIGWLYWWFWVLVIPLEAIAAAAILNAWFPAIDTWIFALAVTFLLTVTNLFSVARYGEFEFWFALLKVIAIIAFIVLGAVAIVGGLPEREVSGLSSLMASHGGFVPNGYGAVLGALLTTMFSFMGTEIVTIAAAESKDPAKQITRATNSVIWRIGLFYLVSIFIVISIVPWNDPLLIQVGSYQRALELLDIPHAKLIVDLVVLVAVASCLNSAIYTSSRMVFSLAKRGDAPSVLKLTNTAHVPRPAVLASTAVGFLTTIVNYFAPEKVFTFLLASSGAVALLVYLVIAVAQLRMRKQLQASGQPIEFRMWLYPWLTWAVILFIVAALSIMLIMPEHRHEVFATALLTIFTVCLGLLNARRKPRLGEDYAGKTARV; this is encoded by the coding sequence ATGTCCAAAGTCGTACTGGCTTCACAACTGCCGAACAAGCGCAACGCCTCGCTCGCGCCCGGCCTGAAACAACGCCACGTCACCATGCTGTCGATCGCCGGGGTGATCGGCGCCGGCCTGTTCGTCGGCTCCGGCCATGCCATCGCCGCCGCCGGCCCGGCCGCCCTGCTCGCCTACCTGATCGCCGGCACCCTGGTGGTGCTGGTCATGCGCATGCTCGGCGAAATGGCGGTCGCCTCCCCCGATACCGGTTCCTTCTCCACCTACGCCGACCGCTCCATCGGCCGCTGGGCCGGTTTCACCATCGGCTGGCTCTACTGGTGGTTCTGGGTGCTGGTGATCCCACTCGAAGCGATCGCCGCCGCGGCCATCCTCAACGCCTGGTTCCCGGCCATCGACACCTGGATCTTCGCCCTCGCGGTGACCTTCCTGCTCACCGTCACCAACCTCTTCAGCGTGGCCCGCTACGGCGAGTTCGAGTTCTGGTTCGCGCTGCTCAAGGTGATCGCCATCATCGCCTTCATCGTGCTCGGCGCGGTGGCCATCGTCGGCGGCCTGCCGGAGCGTGAGGTCAGCGGCCTGTCCAGCCTGATGGCGAGCCACGGCGGCTTCGTGCCGAACGGCTACGGCGCGGTGCTCGGCGCCCTGCTGACGACCATGTTCAGCTTCATGGGCACCGAGATCGTCACCATCGCCGCCGCCGAGTCCAAGGACCCGGCGAAGCAGATCACCCGCGCCACCAACTCGGTGATCTGGCGGATCGGCCTGTTCTACCTGGTGTCGATCTTCATCGTGATCTCCATCGTGCCGTGGAACGACCCGCTGCTGATCCAGGTCGGCTCCTACCAGCGCGCCCTGGAGCTGCTGGACATCCCGCACGCCAAGCTGATCGTCGACCTGGTGGTACTGGTCGCCGTGGCCAGTTGCCTGAACTCGGCGATCTACACCTCGTCGCGGATGGTCTTCTCCCTGGCCAAGCGCGGCGACGCCCCGAGCGTGCTCAAGCTGACCAACACCGCCCACGTACCACGCCCGGCGGTGCTGGCCAGCACCGCGGTGGGCTTCCTCACCACCATCGTCAACTACTTCGCACCGGAGAAGGTCTTCACCTTCCTCCTCGCCAGCTCCGGCGCCGTGGCGCTACTGGTGTACCTGGTGATCGCCGTGGCCCAGTTGCGCATGCGCAAGCAATTGCAGGCCAGCGGCCAGCCCATCGAGTTCCGCATGTGGCTATATCCCTGGCTGACCTGGGCGGTGATCCTGTTCATCGTCGCCGCGCTGAGCATCATGCTGATCATGCCGGAGCACCGTCACGAGGTGTTCGCCACCGCTCTGCTGACGATCTTCACCGTCTGCCTCGGGCTGCTCAACGCGCGACGCAAGCCGCGCCTCGGCGAGGACTACGCCGGGAAGACGGCGCGGGTCTGA
- a CDS encoding CoA-acylating methylmalonate-semialdehyde dehydrogenase, with protein MGTLHHLINGEMVADNGRSADVFNPSTGEAIHKVPLADGKTLQKAIDAARAAFPAWRNTPPAKRAQVLYRFKQLLEQNEARISKLISEEHGKTLEDAAGELKRGIENVEYACAAPEILKGEYSRNVGPNIDAWSDFQPIGVVAGITPFNFPAMVPLWMYPLAIACGNTFILKPSERDPSSTLLIAELFHEAGLPKGVLNVVHGDKEAVDGLLQAPEVKAISFVGSTPIAEYIYAEGTKRGKRVQALGGAKNHAVLMPDADLDNAVSALMGAAYGSCGERCMAISVAVCVGDQVADALIAKLVPQIKALKIGAGTSCGLDMGPLVTAAAQAKVTGYIDSGVAQGAELVVDGRGYQVAGHENGFFLGGSLFDRVTPEMTIYKEEIFGPVLCVVRVNSLEEAMQLINDHEYGNGTCIFTRDGEAARLFCDEIEVGMVGVNVPLPVPVAYHSFGGWKRSLFGDLHAYGPDGVRFYTRRKAITQRWPQRASHEASQFAFPSL; from the coding sequence ATGGGCACCCTCCACCACCTGATCAACGGCGAAATGGTCGCCGACAACGGCCGCAGCGCCGACGTCTTCAACCCCTCCACCGGCGAAGCCATCCACAAGGTCCCGCTGGCCGACGGCAAGACCCTGCAGAAAGCCATCGATGCCGCCAGGGCCGCTTTCCCGGCCTGGCGCAACACCCCGCCGGCCAAGCGTGCACAGGTGCTGTACCGCTTCAAGCAACTGCTGGAGCAGAACGAGGCGCGGATTTCCAAGCTGATCAGCGAAGAGCACGGCAAGACCCTGGAAGACGCCGCCGGCGAACTCAAGCGCGGCATCGAGAACGTCGAGTACGCCTGCGCCGCCCCGGAAATCCTCAAGGGCGAGTACAGCCGCAACGTCGGCCCGAACATCGACGCCTGGAGCGACTTCCAGCCGATCGGCGTGGTCGCCGGGATCACCCCGTTCAACTTCCCGGCGATGGTGCCGCTGTGGATGTACCCGCTGGCCATCGCCTGCGGCAACACCTTCATCCTCAAGCCCTCCGAGCGCGACCCCAGCTCCACCCTGCTGATCGCCGAGCTGTTCCACGAAGCCGGCCTGCCGAAGGGCGTGCTGAACGTGGTGCACGGCGACAAGGAAGCCGTGGACGGCCTGCTCCAGGCGCCGGAAGTGAAAGCCATCAGCTTCGTCGGCTCGACCCCCATCGCCGAATACATCTATGCCGAGGGCACCAAGCGCGGCAAGCGCGTGCAGGCCCTGGGCGGCGCGAAGAACCATGCGGTGCTGATGCCCGACGCCGACCTCGACAACGCCGTCAGCGCGTTGATGGGTGCCGCCTACGGCTCCTGCGGCGAGCGCTGCATGGCGATCTCGGTGGCGGTATGCGTCGGCGACCAGGTGGCCGACGCGCTGATCGCCAAGCTGGTTCCGCAGATCAAGGCGCTGAAGATCGGCGCCGGCACTTCCTGCGGCCTCGACATGGGCCCGCTGGTCACTGCCGCCGCGCAGGCCAAGGTCACCGGCTACATCGACAGCGGCGTGGCCCAGGGCGCGGAGCTGGTGGTGGACGGCCGTGGCTACCAGGTCGCCGGCCACGAGAACGGCTTCTTCCTCGGCGGCAGCCTGTTCGACCGGGTGACCCCGGAAATGACCATCTACAAGGAAGAGATCTTCGGCCCGGTGCTGTGCGTGGTTCGCGTCAACAGCCTGGAAGAGGCCATGCAGTTGATCAACGACCACGAATACGGCAACGGCACCTGCATCTTCACCCGCGACGGCGAGGCCGCACGCCTGTTCTGCGACGAGATCGAGGTCGGCATGGTCGGCGTCAACGTCCCGCTGCCGGTGCCGGTGGCCTACCACAGCTTCGGCGGCTGGAAGCGCTCGCTGTTCGGCGACCTCCACGCCTACGGCCCGGACGGCGTGCGCTTCTACACCCGGCGCAAGGCCATCACCCAGCGCTGGCCGCAGCGGGCCAGCCACGAGGCCTCGCAATTCGCCTTCCCCAGCCTCTGA
- the bauB gene encoding beta-alanine degradation protein BauB, whose product MSGRPQAVPTVQVDNAEVIVTEWRFAPGAETGRHRHGHDYVVVPLTDGTLLLETPEGDRHAPLVAGQAYFRKAGVEHNVINASAHEVVFVETEIK is encoded by the coding sequence ATGAGCGGCCGCCCGCAAGCCGTACCCACCGTGCAGGTGGACAACGCCGAGGTGATCGTGACCGAATGGCGCTTCGCCCCCGGCGCGGAAACCGGGCGCCACCGCCACGGCCACGACTATGTGGTGGTACCGCTGACCGACGGCACGCTGCTGCTGGAAACCCCCGAGGGCGACCGCCACGCGCCGCTGGTCGCCGGACAGGCCTACTTCCGCAAGGCCGGCGTCGAGCACAACGTGATCAACGCCAGCGCACACGAAGTGGTCTTCGTCGAGACCGAGATCAAGTAA
- the bauA gene encoding beta-alanine--pyruvate aminotransferase has protein sequence MNQPLNVAPPVSSELNLRAHWMPFSANRNFQKDPRIIVAAEGSWLTDDKGRKVYDSLSGLWTCGAGHSRKEIQEAVARQLGTLDYSPGFQYGHPLSFQLAEKIAGLLPGELNHVFFTGSGSECADTSIKMARAYWRLKGQPQKTKLIGRARGYHGVNVAGTSLGGIGGNRKMFGQLMDVDHLPHTLQPGMAFTRGMAQTGGVELANELLKLIELHDASNIAAVIVEPMSGSAGVLVPPVGYLQRLREICDQHNILLIFDEVITAFGRLGTYSGAEYFGVTPDLMNVAKQVTNGAVPMGAVIASSEIYDTFMNQALPEHAVEFSHGYTYSAHPVACAAGLAALDILARDNLVQQSAELAPHFEKGLHGLQGAKNVIDIRNCGLAGAIQIAPRDGDPTVRPFEAGMKLWQQGFYVRFGGDTLQFGPTFNARPEELDRLFDAVGEALNGIA, from the coding sequence ATGAACCAGCCGCTCAACGTGGCCCCGCCGGTTTCCAGCGAACTCAACCTGCGCGCCCACTGGATGCCCTTCTCCGCCAACCGCAACTTCCAGAAGGACCCGCGGATCATCGTCGCCGCCGAAGGCAGCTGGCTGACCGACGACAAGGGCCGCAAGGTCTACGACAGCCTGTCCGGCCTGTGGACCTGCGGCGCCGGCCACTCGCGCAAGGAAATCCAGGAGGCGGTGGCTCGCCAGCTCGGCACCCTCGACTACTCGCCGGGCTTCCAGTACGGCCATCCGCTGTCCTTCCAGTTGGCCGAGAAGATCGCCGGGTTGCTGCCAGGCGAACTGAACCACGTGTTCTTCACCGGTTCCGGCTCCGAGTGCGCCGACACCTCGATCAAGATGGCCCGCGCCTACTGGCGCCTGAAAGGCCAGCCGCAGAAGACCAAGCTGATCGGCCGCGCCCGCGGCTACCACGGGGTCAACGTCGCCGGCACCAGCCTCGGCGGGATCGGTGGCAACCGCAAGATGTTCGGCCAGCTGATGGACGTCGACCATCTGCCGCACACCCTTCAACCGGGCATGGCGTTCACCCGCGGGATGGCCCAGACCGGCGGCGTCGAGCTGGCCAACGAGCTGCTCAAGCTGATCGAACTGCACGACGCCTCGAACATCGCCGCGGTGATCGTCGAGCCGATGTCCGGCTCCGCCGGCGTACTGGTACCGCCGGTCGGCTACCTGCAGCGCCTGCGCGAGATCTGCGACCAGCACAACATCCTGCTGATCTTCGACGAGGTGATCACCGCCTTCGGCCGCCTGGGCACCTACAGCGGCGCCGAGTACTTCGGCGTCACCCCGGACCTGATGAACGTCGCCAAGCAGGTCACCAACGGCGCCGTGCCGATGGGCGCGGTGATCGCCAGCAGCGAGATCTACGACACCTTCATGAACCAGGCGCTGCCCGAGCACGCGGTGGAGTTCAGCCACGGCTACACCTACTCCGCGCACCCGGTCGCCTGCGCCGCCGGCCTCGCCGCGCTGGACATCCTGGCCAGGGACAACCTGGTGCAGCAGTCCGCCGAGCTGGCGCCGCACTTCGAGAAGGGCCTGCACGGCCTGCAAGGCGCGAAGAACGTCATCGACATCCGCAACTGCGGCCTGGCCGGCGCGATCCAGATCGCCCCGCGCGACGGCGATCCGACCGTGCGTCCGTTCGAGGCCGGCATGAAGCTCTGGCAACAGGGTTTCTACGTGCGCTTCGGCGGCGATACCCTGCAATTCGGCCCGACCTTCAACGCCAGGCCGGAAGAGCTGGACCGCCTGTTCGACGCGGTCGGCGAAGCGCTCAACGGCATCGCCTGA
- the bauR gene encoding HTH-type transcriptional activator BauR produces the protein MAKSRNPSLGQVSDFDIRLLRIFKTIVECGSFSAAESTLGLSRSAISLHMGDLEKRLGMRLCQRGRAGFALTDEGREVYRATQTLLAALEGFRAEVNDLHQHLRGELNIGIINNLVTLPQMRITHALSALKGQGPQVRINIGMTTPNEIELGVLDGHLHVGVVPLISPLSGLEYLPLYDEHAQLYCSRGHALFERADGDIAVDEVLAADAVAPSYRLPAEAQARHQELNNSASASDREGMAFLILTGNFIGYLPSHYAADWVAAGMLRPLLPERFHYAIALTIVTRKGRRPNLVLERFLEAVAVS, from the coding sequence ATGGCCAAATCCCGCAACCCGTCGCTCGGCCAGGTCAGCGATTTCGATATCCGCCTGCTGCGCATCTTCAAGACCATCGTCGAGTGCGGCAGTTTCTCCGCCGCGGAGAGCACTCTCGGCCTCAGCCGCTCGGCGATCAGCCTGCACATGGGCGACCTGGAGAAGCGCCTGGGCATGCGCCTGTGCCAGCGCGGCCGCGCCGGCTTCGCCCTGACCGACGAGGGCCGCGAGGTCTATCGCGCGACCCAGACCCTGCTGGCGGCGCTGGAGGGGTTCCGCGCCGAGGTCAACGACCTGCACCAGCACCTGCGCGGCGAACTCAACATCGGCATCATCAACAACCTGGTGACCCTGCCGCAGATGCGCATCACCCACGCTCTCAGCGCGCTCAAGGGGCAGGGACCGCAGGTGCGGATCAACATCGGCATGACCACCCCCAACGAGATCGAACTGGGCGTGCTCGACGGCCACCTGCATGTCGGCGTGGTGCCGTTGATCAGTCCGCTGTCGGGGCTCGAGTACCTGCCGCTGTATGACGAGCACGCGCAGCTCTATTGCAGCCGCGGCCACGCACTGTTCGAGCGCGCCGACGGCGATATCGCGGTGGACGAGGTGCTCGCCGCGGACGCCGTGGCGCCCAGCTACCGCCTGCCCGCCGAAGCCCAGGCGCGCCACCAGGAGCTGAACAACAGCGCCAGCGCCTCGGACCGTGAGGGCATGGCATTCCTGATCCTGACCGGCAACTTCATCGGCTACCTGCCGTCGCACTACGCTGCCGACTGGGTCGCCGCCGGGATGCTGCGGCCCCTGCTGCCGGAGCGTTTCCACTATGCCATCGCGCTGACCATCGTGACCCGCAAGGGACGCCGGCCGAACCTGGTGCTGGAGCGCTTCCTGGAGGCGGTGGCGGTGTCGTGA